One region of Kangiella marina genomic DNA includes:
- a CDS encoding 6-phosphofructokinase, which produces MPKKKYNAFYAQSGGVTAVINATACGVIETARKSLNINKVYAGRNGIIGALREELIDTSKETKKDIAALKHTPSGAFGSCRYKLKSLEENKAEYERLIEVFKAHDIRYFFYNGGGDSQDTAHKVSQLSEKMGFPITCIGIPKTVDNDLPITDNCPGFGSVAKYVAVSIREAAFDVKSMAESSTKVFVMEVMGRHAGWIAAAGGLACEKDGDAPHIILFPEIAFNKEKFLKKVERTVKKHGYCAIVVSEGAAYKDGTFLADAGTVDAFGHKQLGGVAPVVAQMIKGELGYKYHWAVCDYLQRAARHIASETDVEQAYAMGQAAVEFADAGKNAVMPTIVRKNTKSYRWTVGEAKLADVANVEKMMPRKYISRDGFGITEECREYLQPLIVGEAYPPYKNGLPQYVELKNELVKKKLKTKFEI; this is translated from the coding sequence ATGCCAAAGAAAAAGTATAACGCCTTCTACGCCCAATCCGGCGGCGTAACAGCAGTCATCAACGCAACAGCCTGTGGCGTGATTGAAACAGCTCGTAAATCACTCAACATCAATAAAGTCTACGCAGGTCGTAACGGTATTATCGGTGCTTTGCGTGAAGAGTTGATCGACACCAGCAAAGAAACCAAAAAAGACATTGCTGCACTAAAGCATACGCCATCGGGTGCTTTCGGTTCTTGCCGCTATAAGCTGAAAAGCTTGGAAGAGAATAAGGCCGAGTACGAGCGTTTAATCGAAGTGTTCAAAGCGCACGATATTCGCTATTTCTTCTATAACGGTGGCGGCGATTCGCAAGATACCGCGCACAAAGTGTCGCAGTTAAGCGAAAAGATGGGCTTCCCGATTACTTGCATCGGTATTCCAAAAACCGTCGATAACGATTTACCGATTACCGACAACTGCCCAGGCTTCGGCTCGGTTGCTAAGTATGTCGCGGTTTCGATTCGCGAAGCAGCTTTCGACGTTAAGTCGATGGCGGAAAGTTCGACCAAAGTTTTCGTGATGGAAGTCATGGGCCGTCATGCGGGCTGGATTGCTGCTGCAGGTGGCTTGGCTTGTGAAAAAGATGGCGATGCGCCACACATTATTCTGTTCCCAGAAATCGCGTTCAATAAAGAAAAGTTCTTAAAGAAAGTTGAGCGTACGGTTAAGAAACACGGTTATTGTGCAATCGTCGTATCTGAAGGCGCGGCTTATAAAGACGGTACTTTCTTAGCTGACGCAGGCACAGTGGATGCCTTCGGTCATAAGCAATTAGGCGGCGTAGCGCCAGTAGTGGCACAAATGATCAAAGGTGAGCTTGGTTACAAGTATCACTGGGCAGTGTGTGATTACTTACAACGCGCCGCGCGTCATATCGCCTCTGAAACAGACGTTGAGCAAGCTTACGCCATGGGTCAAGCAGCGGTTGAGTTTGCTGATGCAGGTAAAAATGCAGTGATGCCAACGATCGTTCGCAAAAACACAAAGTCATACCGCTGGACAGTTGGCGAAGCCAAACTGGCAGACGTCGCTAACGTCGAAAAAATGATGCCACGTAAATACATCTCACGTGACGGCTTTGGCATTACCGAAGAATGTCGCGAATACTTACAGCCATTAATTGTCGGCGAAGCCTACCCGCCATACAAAAACGGCTTACCGCAATATGTGGAACTTAAAAACGAACTTGTTAAGAAGAAACTTAAAACTAAGTTCGAGATTTAA
- a CDS encoding ABC transporter ATP-binding protein, translated as MTKALSIKDLCKTYDNGTQALKGINLEVEQGDFFALLGPNGAGKSTAIGIISALVNKSAGKVEVFGHDIDTDLTNAKKQLGLVPQEFNFNMFEGVEQIIVQQAGYYGISRKEAKKRAQPILEQLGLWDKRNAQSRELSGGMKRRLMIARGLIHEPKLLILDEPTAGVDIELRRSMWDFMQDLNRDKKTTIVLTTHYLEEAESLCRNIAIINHGEIAENTSMKELLSKLDVETFVLDTTGLPAQMPELNGYDVCVRDETTIEVDVNKGAGVNGVFQELSKHDITVLSMRNKANRLEELFVRLVENPHGGPKS; from the coding sequence ATGACAAAAGCATTATCGATTAAAGACTTATGCAAAACCTATGATAATGGCACGCAAGCCTTAAAAGGGATCAACCTTGAAGTAGAGCAGGGTGACTTTTTTGCACTGCTAGGCCCTAATGGTGCTGGTAAATCGACCGCCATTGGTATCATCAGTGCGCTGGTCAATAAAAGCGCCGGTAAAGTTGAAGTTTTTGGGCATGACATTGATACCGATCTCACCAATGCCAAAAAACAACTGGGCTTGGTGCCACAAGAATTTAACTTCAACATGTTTGAAGGCGTGGAGCAGATTATCGTACAGCAGGCGGGTTATTACGGTATCTCGCGCAAAGAAGCAAAAAAGCGTGCTCAGCCTATTTTGGAACAACTGGGATTATGGGATAAGCGTAATGCGCAGTCGCGTGAACTGTCTGGCGGTATGAAACGTCGCTTGATGATTGCGCGTGGCCTTATTCATGAACCAAAACTGTTGATTCTGGATGAGCCAACGGCTGGTGTTGATATTGAGTTACGTCGTTCGATGTGGGACTTCATGCAAGATCTGAATCGTGACAAGAAAACAACCATCGTATTGACCACTCACTATTTAGAAGAAGCTGAAAGCTTGTGTCGTAATATTGCCATCATTAATCACGGTGAAATTGCTGAGAACACCAGCATGAAAGAGTTGCTGTCAAAACTGGATGTTGAAACCTTTGTACTGGATACCACGGGCTTGCCTGCGCAAATGCCTGAGCTCAATGGCTATGACGTTTGCGTTCGTGATGAAACCACGATTGAAGTCGATGTTAATAAAGGGGCAGGCGTTAATGGCGTGTTCCAAGAATTAAGCAAACATGACATTACGGTCTTAAGCATGAGAAACAAAGCGAATCGTTTAGAGGAGTTATTTGTGCGTCTGGTTGAAAATCCACATGGAGGGCCTAAGTCATGA
- a CDS encoding HNH endonuclease, whose product MNKNQAIALINKSHEHISLTGKNTHWANLSAYGGKNGWWLNVPFGKFEEDLYFVLNNEQSGQMLFVHIPSGAISEPKTKFRNKENTADIFISAANTNKLSLSAPLVDNQSNSTEHNFSSYHIKIIEHSNRIESPDNLYPEEVPSALKEGSKKIITVNSYERNSKARSECINRYGVSCTVCGFNFENTYGRRGKGFIHVHHLIPVSDIGDEYEVNPITDLRPVCPNCHAMLHRKGSISIEELINEIKSNK is encoded by the coding sequence ATGAACAAGAATCAGGCAATAGCACTAATCAATAAAAGTCATGAGCATATTTCTCTTACGGGTAAGAATACACATTGGGCGAATCTATCTGCTTATGGTGGGAAAAATGGTTGGTGGTTAAACGTTCCTTTCGGTAAATTTGAGGAAGACCTGTACTTTGTGCTAAACAATGAGCAATCAGGACAAATGCTTTTTGTTCATATTCCTTCAGGAGCGATATCTGAACCTAAAACGAAATTTAGAAATAAGGAAAATACAGCAGATATATTTATCTCTGCAGCGAACACTAATAAATTAAGCTTAAGCGCCCCCCTAGTTGATAATCAATCAAATAGTACGGAACATAATTTTTCATCGTATCATATTAAAATCATAGAGCATTCCAATAGAATTGAAAGTCCAGACAACCTCTATCCCGAAGAAGTGCCTAGCGCACTAAAAGAAGGGAGTAAAAAAATTATTACAGTTAACTCCTACGAACGTAATTCTAAAGCCAGATCTGAGTGCATCAACAGATATGGAGTAAGCTGTACTGTTTGCGGTTTTAACTTTGAAAATACCTACGGACGAAGAGGTAAGGGATTCATTCATGTTCACCATCTTATCCCAGTGTCGGATATTGGTGATGAATATGAGGTCAACCCTATAACAGATCTAAGGCCAGTTTGTCCTAACTGTCATGCTATGCTGCATAGAAAAGGTAGCATTAGTATTGAGGAGCTAATTAATGAAATTAAATCTAATAAGTAA
- the mpl gene encoding UDP-N-acetylmuramate:L-alanyl-gamma-D-glutamyl-meso-diaminopimelate ligase — MHIHILGICGTFMGGIALLAKQQGISVSGSDQNVYPPMSTQLEEQGIELIQGFDPKHIPEHTDCVVVGNAMSRGNPSVEYVLEQGLNYRSGPQWLSENILNDKWVLAASGTHGKTTTASMTAWILEYSNLNPGFLIGGIPENFGLSARLTESPFFVVEADEYDTAFFDKRSKFVHYRPRTLIMNNLEFDHADIFKDIEAIKTQFHHLLRIVPGNGLVIYPDDEQYLQQVVDMGFWSEKELIGPEDGWQFKLLKEDGSHFEVFFAGAKQGEVNWELIGLHNVVNGLASIAAARHAGVPAHHCCDALSEFRNVKRRMELKGEVGGVAVYDDFAHHPTAIQTTLGGFRKKVGEKRVIAILDLRSATMRSGIHKDTLIPTLAEADEVIIHKPNEYNWQFPQAQLEKLKSVQILEDVDAILHAVSKMIQSNDQILVMSNGGFGGIHGKLLELLAE, encoded by the coding sequence ATGCATATTCATATTTTAGGCATCTGCGGTACTTTTATGGGCGGGATTGCTTTGCTGGCGAAGCAGCAGGGGATTTCGGTCAGTGGTAGCGATCAGAACGTTTATCCGCCGATGAGCACTCAGTTGGAGGAGCAGGGCATTGAGTTAATTCAGGGCTTTGATCCGAAGCACATACCTGAACACACCGACTGTGTGGTGGTCGGCAACGCGATGTCACGCGGTAACCCATCGGTAGAGTATGTGCTTGAGCAGGGTTTGAATTATCGCTCTGGGCCGCAGTGGCTGTCGGAGAATATTCTAAATGACAAGTGGGTACTGGCAGCGTCGGGGACCCATGGTAAAACCACGACGGCGAGTATGACGGCTTGGATCTTGGAGTATTCGAACCTAAATCCAGGCTTTTTGATTGGTGGGATTCCTGAGAATTTTGGGTTATCTGCACGTTTAACCGAGTCGCCGTTTTTTGTGGTAGAGGCCGACGAGTACGATACGGCGTTTTTCGATAAACGTTCGAAGTTTGTGCATTACCGACCGCGCACACTTATCATGAATAATCTTGAGTTTGACCACGCGGATATTTTTAAGGATATCGAGGCGATTAAGACTCAGTTCCACCACTTACTTCGAATCGTCCCGGGCAATGGCTTAGTCATTTACCCTGACGATGAACAGTATTTACAACAAGTCGTAGACATGGGCTTCTGGTCGGAGAAAGAGTTGATTGGCCCGGAAGATGGCTGGCAATTCAAGCTACTCAAAGAAGATGGCAGTCATTTTGAGGTTTTCTTTGCCGGGGCAAAACAGGGCGAAGTTAACTGGGAGTTGATCGGCTTGCACAACGTCGTCAATGGCTTGGCGTCGATTGCTGCGGCTAGACACGCTGGCGTCCCCGCCCATCATTGCTGCGATGCACTATCCGAGTTCCGCAATGTGAAACGTCGAATGGAGCTAAAAGGCGAAGTGGGCGGTGTAGCGGTTTATGATGATTTTGCACACCATCCGACAGCGATTCAAACGACCTTGGGCGGTTTTCGAAAGAAAGTGGGTGAGAAGCGTGTTATTGCTATTTTGGATTTGCGATCAGCGACGATGCGTTCGGGCATCCATAAAGACACCTTGATTCCAACCTTAGCTGAAGCTGACGAAGTGATTATTCACAAACCCAATGAGTATAACTGGCAGTTCCCCCAAGCGCAGCTTGAAAAGCTCAAAAGCGTACAGATATTGGAGGATGTGGATGCGATTCTGCATGCCGTCTCAAAAATGATACAATCCAATGACCAAATTCTTGTCATGAGTAATGGCGGTTTTGGCGGAATTCACGGCAAGCTGTTGGAGCTATTAGCTGAATGA
- a CDS encoding flavin prenyltransferase UbiX, whose protein sequence is MSMKKNTAITLAITGASGAPYALKLLQELTKHYHKVYLMLSSAARVVLATECGVQVNKSPSVIERELAEQLSIDAGALEAFSSDNWMSPVASGSSAPKQMIVCPCSTGTLSAIAHGASDNLIERAADVVMKERGQLILVPRETPFNTIHLENMTRLSQMGVTIMPASPGFYNEPKSIDDLVDFMVARILDHLDLEHDLGHRWGYSGN, encoded by the coding sequence ATGAGCATGAAAAAGAACACTGCAATCACTCTCGCCATAACGGGCGCTTCGGGCGCACCTTATGCCTTGAAGTTATTGCAAGAACTGACTAAGCATTACCACAAAGTTTACCTGATGCTGTCCAGCGCTGCGCGCGTCGTTTTGGCGACCGAGTGTGGAGTGCAGGTTAACAAGTCGCCGAGTGTGATTGAGCGTGAACTTGCGGAACAGTTATCCATCGACGCTGGGGCGCTTGAAGCATTCTCTAGCGATAATTGGATGTCTCCAGTGGCGAGTGGGTCGAGCGCACCGAAACAAATGATCGTCTGTCCCTGTAGCACGGGAACCTTGAGCGCTATAGCGCATGGCGCCTCGGATAATTTAATTGAGCGTGCCGCTGATGTGGTGATGAAAGAGCGGGGACAGTTAATCTTGGTCCCGCGTGAAACGCCGTTCAATACGATTCATTTAGAGAATATGACACGCTTATCGCAGATGGGCGTGACTATCATGCCAGCGTCACCGGGCTTTTATAATGAGCCCAAGTCGATTGATGATTTAGTCGATTTTATGGTGGCGCGTATTCTTGATCATTTGGATCTAGAGCACGACCTTGGACATCGCTGGGGTTACAGCGGTAATTGA
- a CDS encoding DUF3592 domain-containing protein, whose amino-acid sequence MNKGAGCLTLFGGVFFLAGLAIFVWGLISSVNVWRAQDWSVVDAEIISLEQVSSTDDGSTTYGVKGTYRYMFNDREYQSNQVSFYSGTDNIGSYQQQLYRNLRHASSQQKLKAYVNPESPSESVLDRTMRWGMLGFYSIFLLVFGGVGLGIMLWARWGAKRLAQKEVFQETHSEEPWLWRKEWQGNDFRCQTKSAFKVMLGFAIIWNLISLPGTIGVLHEGNYFKEPLQLLVFLFPLVGLGMIVLTVIYYRREKAFGDSKLVLQQTPLVIGGRNSGKIIINGELKEREVMLTLSCQRVTRRRSGKETRTTTKILWQDDQRLLVQQHQAQQFAVDFDVKIPEGLPESSDADVNNKIEWVVKVEQKQKGPDLQLMFELPAFVVAHRIEPETPKEDLFSEQSTEGSVTSKGGDWRYLDIVESHSNYGKEYYFKAFRHKALGIGTLIFGLVFFAIGLGVFMAESSYLFLIAFGGMGLLIFFIGLNVLLFRSRIAVSSGVLICKKGSLFSKVYRFNKSDIEKITRESNMSSGNKQYYHLSVKSKDGTKEVIAKYLLNSNDVDNFIEQLNSELGIAG is encoded by the coding sequence ATGAACAAAGGCGCTGGCTGTTTAACCCTATTCGGTGGTGTGTTTTTCTTAGCCGGATTGGCTATTTTTGTTTGGGGGCTTATCTCAAGCGTTAACGTCTGGCGAGCCCAAGACTGGTCTGTGGTAGATGCGGAAATAATCAGCCTGGAGCAGGTGTCTTCTACCGACGACGGCAGCACGACTTATGGCGTAAAAGGGACTTACCGCTATATGTTTAATGATCGAGAATACCAATCGAACCAAGTGTCTTTCTATTCTGGCACGGATAATATCGGCAGCTACCAGCAGCAACTTTATCGGAATCTAAGGCACGCAAGCAGCCAACAGAAACTCAAAGCCTACGTTAACCCAGAAAGTCCCAGTGAAAGCGTGCTGGATCGAACCATGCGCTGGGGAATGCTGGGCTTTTATTCCATCTTCTTACTAGTGTTCGGCGGTGTTGGATTGGGTATTATGTTGTGGGCTCGCTGGGGAGCTAAGCGCTTAGCTCAAAAAGAAGTATTCCAGGAAACTCATAGCGAAGAACCATGGTTGTGGCGTAAAGAGTGGCAGGGCAATGATTTTAGGTGCCAAACAAAAAGTGCCTTTAAGGTCATGCTCGGCTTCGCCATTATTTGGAATCTGATTTCGCTACCGGGCACTATCGGAGTCCTTCACGAAGGCAATTATTTTAAGGAGCCATTGCAGCTCTTGGTTTTTTTGTTCCCTTTAGTTGGCTTAGGAATGATTGTCTTGACAGTGATTTATTACCGTCGGGAAAAAGCGTTTGGTGACTCCAAGCTCGTGTTACAGCAAACGCCTTTAGTCATTGGTGGGCGTAATTCCGGAAAAATTATTATCAATGGTGAGCTCAAAGAGCGGGAAGTGATGCTAACCCTGAGCTGTCAAAGAGTGACTCGCCGCCGTAGCGGTAAAGAAACTAGAACTACCACAAAAATACTGTGGCAAGATGATCAGCGGCTTCTTGTACAACAGCATCAAGCACAACAGTTTGCTGTGGATTTTGACGTAAAAATCCCAGAAGGCTTGCCTGAGTCGAGCGATGCTGATGTGAATAATAAAATTGAATGGGTTGTGAAAGTCGAGCAGAAACAAAAAGGCCCAGACTTGCAGTTGATGTTTGAGCTTCCTGCGTTTGTCGTGGCGCACAGAATAGAGCCCGAAACGCCGAAAGAAGATTTGTTTAGTGAGCAATCTACAGAAGGCTCAGTAACATCGAAAGGTGGTGATTGGCGATACTTGGATATCGTAGAGTCGCACTCGAATTACGGAAAAGAGTACTACTTTAAAGCCTTTAGACACAAAGCCTTAGGAATCGGAACCTTAATCTTTGGGCTGGTATTTTTTGCTATTGGTTTAGGGGTTTTTATGGCGGAGTCTAGTTATTTGTTCCTGATAGCTTTTGGTGGCATGGGACTTCTTATATTTTTTATTGGCCTGAATGTCTTGTTATTCAGGAGTCGCATTGCCGTGAGCTCTGGAGTGTTAATCTGTAAAAAAGGATCGTTATTCAGCAAAGTTTATCGTTTCAATAAAAGCGACATCGAAAAAATTACACGTGAAAGTAATATGAGTTCAGGTAATAAGCAGTATTACCACCTTTCTGTGAAGAGCAAAGACGGCACCAAGGAAGTTATTGCGAAGTACTTATTGAACTCTAATGACGTTGATAATTTTATCGAGCAACTGAATAGTGAACTTGGCATAGCTGGCTAG
- a CDS encoding bifunctional alpha/beta hydrolase/OsmC family protein: protein MQKKVNFTTKDGFELSGVIHFPEHRVTQAYALFAHCFTCTKNINSAVNIANALADEGIATLRFDFTGLGASKGDFADTSFTTNVNDLIDAANFLAADYEAPQIIIGHSLGGTAILAAAKDISSAKAVATIGSPASPEHVLHQLEPELQTLKEKGEATIKLAGRPFTFKQDFVDDVQQHNIDIHGLNKALMVMHSPIDDTVSISEAETIYKSALHPKSFITLDKADHLMSKTEDSMYAGHVLASWASRYIDTKEEPLLPKAQDKVVIAAQTGEGFLNRVNANGHVFLADEPERLGGTNLGPTPYDFLSTALGTCTAMTLNMYARRKKLDVSKVIVNVSHDKVHLEDCDHCEAKKGDKNGKIDKFHRSIVIEADITEEQRQRLLEIADLCPVHKTLHSESIIETVLEYS, encoded by the coding sequence ATGCAGAAGAAAGTAAACTTTACCACAAAAGATGGTTTTGAATTATCTGGAGTGATTCATTTCCCTGAGCATCGAGTGACTCAAGCCTATGCGCTGTTTGCCCATTGCTTTACCTGCACTAAAAATATCAATTCAGCGGTAAATATCGCCAACGCCTTAGCTGATGAAGGTATTGCCACCTTACGTTTTGATTTTACAGGTCTGGGCGCGAGTAAAGGTGATTTTGCGGACACCAGCTTTACCACCAATGTGAATGATCTGATCGATGCTGCCAACTTTTTAGCAGCTGATTATGAAGCGCCACAGATTATTATCGGTCACTCGCTAGGTGGCACAGCAATTCTGGCCGCAGCAAAAGATATCTCCTCGGCCAAAGCCGTAGCGACAATTGGATCTCCTGCATCCCCAGAACACGTACTGCATCAACTGGAGCCCGAGTTACAAACGTTAAAAGAGAAAGGCGAAGCGACGATCAAACTCGCCGGACGTCCTTTTACTTTTAAACAAGACTTCGTGGATGATGTGCAGCAACACAACATCGATATTCACGGGCTCAATAAGGCGCTTATGGTGATGCACTCGCCAATCGACGATACTGTTTCTATCAGCGAAGCCGAAACGATTTATAAGTCAGCGCTACATCCTAAGAGCTTTATCACTCTGGATAAAGCCGATCACCTCATGAGTAAGACCGAAGATTCTATGTATGCTGGGCACGTTTTAGCGAGTTGGGCCAGCCGTTATATCGATACAAAAGAAGAACCCTTATTACCCAAAGCTCAAGATAAAGTTGTGATCGCTGCACAAACTGGAGAGGGGTTCTTGAATCGCGTTAACGCTAATGGGCATGTTTTTTTAGCTGATGAACCAGAGCGACTCGGCGGCACCAACTTAGGACCAACACCATACGACTTCTTGTCTACCGCGCTAGGAACCTGTACAGCCATGACCTTAAATATGTATGCGCGCCGCAAAAAGCTCGACGTATCGAAAGTCATCGTTAATGTTAGCCACGATAAGGTACACCTTGAAGATTGTGATCATTGTGAAGCCAAAAAAGGGGATAAAAACGGCAAGATCGACAAGTTTCATCGAAGTATCGTTATTGAAGCGGATATCACCGAAGAGCAACGCCAGCGGCTACTCGAAATCGCAGACTTATGCCCGGTGCACAAAACCCTGCACAGCGAATCGATTATTGAAACCGTGTTGGAATATTCCTGA
- a CDS encoding LON peptidase substrate-binding domain-containing protein, translating to MPDTGSLGGDNQVLPIFPLQRVVFPDSVLRLQIFEQRYLDMIARQLSNNQGFATCLIKKGNETGIPATPFTYGTYVEIVDFDQREDGILLITCLGRQRVKVNSSSILPDNLISANVSFLENLPQVPIRDNQGELIDLLTDLGKHPQVEILEAPERWQHMDFIVERLTEFLPVTEPQKQAVLEESHLETRIAMLYQMLAWLK from the coding sequence GTGCCTGATACTGGCAGCCTAGGCGGCGATAACCAAGTTCTACCGATTTTCCCGCTACAGCGGGTCGTGTTCCCAGATAGCGTGCTTCGGCTGCAAATTTTTGAGCAGCGCTATCTGGATATGATCGCGCGCCAATTGTCGAACAATCAGGGGTTCGCCACCTGCCTTATTAAGAAAGGTAACGAGACCGGCATCCCCGCCACACCTTTCACTTATGGTACTTATGTTGAGATCGTAGATTTTGATCAACGTGAAGACGGTATTTTGCTGATTACCTGCTTAGGGCGGCAAAGAGTTAAGGTGAACTCCAGTTCCATTCTTCCTGATAACCTTATTAGCGCCAATGTGTCTTTCTTAGAAAACTTGCCACAAGTGCCTATTAGAGATAATCAGGGGGAGTTGATCGACTTGCTGACCGACTTAGGAAAGCATCCTCAGGTAGAAATCTTAGAAGCACCGGAGCGCTGGCAGCACATGGACTTTATTGTCGAGCGTTTGACGGAGTTCCTGCCGGTCACCGAACCGCAGAAGCAGGCCGTTTTAGAAGAAAGCCACCTTGAAACCCGTATTGCCATGCTGTATCAGATGCTGGCGTGGTTGAAGTAG
- the fabV gene encoding enoyl-ACP reductase FabV, which produces MIIKPKVRGFVCTTSHPQGCIAHVNEQIEYVKKNKPEVTADSPKNVLVIGSSTGYGLASRIVSAFGYGAKTLGLFFEKEATENKTGTAGWYNNRGFELAADEAGLWNKSINGDAFSNQAKEDAIKIIKEEMGKIDLVVYSLASPRRQDPNTGDVYKSALKPIGEAVTEKTLNTDKGLVHDISIEPATEDDIQNTIKVMGGEDWELWMEALDEAGVLADNVKTTAYTYIGKKLTWPIYGHATIGKAKEDLDRASHAIHEMLQDKYNGSANVSVLKAVVTQASSAIPVMPLYISLLYKVMKENDVHEGPIEQIHELIVEQMYGDNAVYDDTRRFRLDLKELDDKIQEEVERLWEIATTENISEISDYKGYQHEFFKLFGFEVDGVDYDKDTSPIV; this is translated from the coding sequence ATGATTATTAAGCCGAAAGTACGTGGTTTTGTTTGTACTACGTCGCACCCTCAAGGTTGTATCGCTCACGTGAATGAGCAGATTGAGTATGTGAAGAAGAATAAGCCTGAAGTTACGGCTGATAGCCCTAAAAATGTGTTGGTTATTGGTTCTTCGACGGGTTATGGCTTGGCGTCGCGTATCGTGTCGGCGTTTGGTTATGGCGCTAAGACTTTAGGTTTGTTTTTTGAGAAAGAAGCGACTGAAAACAAGACAGGGACTGCGGGTTGGTACAACAACCGTGGTTTTGAGCTTGCTGCTGATGAAGCGGGCCTTTGGAATAAGTCGATCAATGGCGACGCTTTCTCGAACCAAGCGAAAGAAGACGCGATTAAGATCATTAAAGAAGAGATGGGCAAGATTGACCTAGTGGTTTATTCATTAGCCTCTCCTCGTCGTCAAGATCCTAATACAGGTGACGTTTATAAGTCTGCGCTTAAGCCTATCGGTGAAGCGGTGACTGAGAAGACGTTGAATACCGACAAAGGCTTGGTTCACGACATTTCCATCGAGCCAGCGACTGAGGACGATATTCAAAACACCATTAAGGTTATGGGTGGCGAAGATTGGGAGCTTTGGATGGAGGCTCTGGACGAAGCTGGTGTATTAGCCGATAACGTCAAAACAACCGCTTACACCTATATCGGTAAGAAATTGACTTGGCCAATTTATGGTCACGCGACGATTGGTAAAGCGAAAGAAGATCTGGATCGTGCTTCGCACGCGATTCATGAGATGTTGCAAGATAAGTACAACGGCTCGGCAAACGTGTCTGTCTTAAAGGCGGTTGTGACGCAAGCAAGTTCGGCGATCCCGGTGATGCCTTTGTATATTTCATTGCTGTATAAGGTGATGAAGGAAAACGACGTGCATGAAGGACCTATCGAGCAAATTCATGAGTTGATTGTTGAGCAGATGTACGGCGATAACGCGGTGTATGATGATACTCGTCGCTTCCGTCTCGACTTAAAAGAGCTTGATGACAAGATCCAAGAAGAAGTTGAGCGTCTTTGGGAGATTGCGACTACTGAAAATATTAGTGAGATTTCTGACTACAAAGGTTATCAGCACGAGTTCTTCAAGCTGTTTGGCTTCGAGGTCGATGGCGTGGATTACGATAAGGACACCAGCCCTATCGTTTAG
- a CDS encoding ABC transporter permease, translating to MNLVAFQTIVIKEITRWTRIWSQTLLPPAITMTLYFVIFGNLIGSRVGEMDGFGYMEYIVPGLIMMSVITNSYGNVVSSFFSSKYQRSIEEMMVSPVSNWVILAGYVGGGVLRGLFTGLIVTIVASFFVDLQIHNFWVVISVVFLTSILFAIGGLINAVFAKKFDDVAIVPTFILTPLTYLGGVFYSISLLPEFWQGVSKLNPIIYMVNAFRYGFLGKSDIQIGIAFAIILVFIALLTSFAMYLLNRGIGLRA from the coding sequence ATGAATTTAGTTGCCTTCCAAACCATTGTCATCAAAGAAATAACACGCTGGACCCGCATTTGGTCGCAAACGCTGCTACCACCAGCGATAACCATGACCTTGTATTTCGTGATCTTCGGTAACTTGATCGGCTCGCGTGTGGGTGAGATGGATGGCTTCGGCTACATGGAGTATATCGTGCCGGGCTTAATCATGATGTCGGTTATTACCAACTCCTACGGCAACGTTGTGTCGTCGTTTTTTAGCTCGAAATATCAGCGCTCGATTGAAGAAATGATGGTGTCGCCGGTCTCTAATTGGGTGATTTTAGCGGGCTATGTCGGCGGTGGCGTGCTACGCGGATTATTCACTGGCCTGATTGTCACTATCGTCGCGTCTTTCTTTGTCGACTTACAGATCCATAACTTCTGGGTTGTTATTAGTGTGGTGTTTTTGACCTCGATTTTGTTCGCTATCGGCGGATTGATCAACGCGGTATTCGCTAAGAAGTTTGATGATGTGGCGATTGTACCGACGTTTATCTTAACGCCATTAACATACTTAGGCGGTGTTTTTTACTCGATCAGTTTGTTGCCAGAGTTTTGGCAAGGCGTCTCGAAGTTAAACCCGATTATTTATATGGTAAATGCTTTCCGCTATGGCTTCTTAGGTAAGTCGGATATTCAGATAGGCATTGCTTTTGCGATAATTCTAGTCTTTATCGCGCTACTCACCAGCTTTGCGATGTACTTATTGAACCGAGGTATTGGCTTACGTGCCTGA